The DNA region CATCATCTGATAACCTCCGCATATACCAAGCATGTGCCCACCATGGTTTATATATGATAAAATTTTTTCCCACCACCCTGTTTTTTTCAACCAGGTAAGATCAAAACGGGTGTTCTTCGATCCTGGAATGATAATCGCCTTGAACCCGGCTAGTTCCTGAGGTTTTTCAACAAAATGAAGATTAACCCCGGGCAGTCTGGAAATAGGATCAAAATCGGTAAAATTTGAAATGTGTGGTATTCGCAATACAGCAATTGACGGAGGACTATCACTGGTCATACCAATGCTCTGCGGGTTTTCGATGATAACCGAATCCTCTGCTTCTATATTAATATGGTTATACCAGGGAAGTACACCAAACACTTTTTTCCCTGTCTTGTTTTCTATCCAGCTTATTCCGTCTTCAAACAGAGCCATATCCCCCTTGAAACGATTAATAATAAACCCGGTAATTCTTTTTTGCTGTTGAGGTGACAGACATTCCAGCGTGCCGATTATCTGCCCGAATACACCGCCTTTGTGAATATCGGCTACCAGAATAACCGATGCATCAGTATATTCAGCCATGCTGAAGTTAACCATATCGTTGGGCATGAGGTTGACCTCTGCACATGAACCGGCACCCTCAAGTACCACCACATCGTACTTGCCTCTTAATCTGTCGACAGCTTCACAGACATTTACGAACAAATGCTCTTTTTTAGTATGATATTCTGACGCCTGTTTGTTTCCAGCTGCCTTTCCGAAAAGTATAATCTGTGAGCCTATGTCACTGGTGGGCTTTAAAAGGATAGGGTTCATATCCACATGGGGAGGAATCCCGGCAGCCTCGGCCTGGACAATCTGTGCTCTTCCCATTTCCAGCCCTTCCGGGGTGACGCCGGAATTGTTGGACATATTTTGCGCTTTAAACGGTGCAACATTTATCCCCTTGTTTTTCAAAAACCGGCAAAGAGCAGTTGAAATAATACTTTTCCCCACATCGGAACCTGTACCAAATACGGCAATACACGGGGCCTTTTTATTTTCTTCTTTAAAATCCAATCTTAT from Thermodesulfobacteriota bacterium includes:
- a CDS encoding cobyric acid synthase — its product is MDFKEENKKAPCIAVFGTGSDVGKSIISTALCRFLKNKGINVAPFKAQNMSNNSGVTPEGLEMGRAQIVQAEAAGIPPHVDMNPILLKPTSDIGSQIILFGKAAGNKQASEYHTKKEHLFVNVCEAVDRLRGKYDVVVLEGAGSCAEVNLMPNDMVNFSMAEYTDASVILVADIHKGGVFGQIIGTLECLSPQQQKRITGFIINRFKGDMALFEDGISWIENKTGKKVFGVLPWYNHINIEAEDSVIIENPQSIGMTSDSPPSIAVLRIPHISNFTDFDPISRLPGVNLHFVEKPQELAGFKAIIIPGSKNTRFDLTWLKKTGWWEKILSYINHGGHMLGICGGYQMMGKYVHDPDGLEGKPGTTKGLSLLPVETILKAPKITTLTRFCWDDMDGIAYEIHMGQTEIKKGDSMFQVFQRNNVSCNCKDGCVVGGFRIMGTYMHGLFENPGITKRWLETIGLGKVEVSQDHGPAARNKEYDLLCEHFEKYIDTKGITESIISQVNE